A genome region from Tenrec ecaudatus isolate mTenEca1 chromosome 13, mTenEca1.hap1, whole genome shotgun sequence includes the following:
- the LOC142423994 gene encoding melanoma-associated antigen 10-like, whose amino-acid sequence MGLLFTSARNWRIQKSLLANYLLLKYQIKEPVTLEDMLNNVIKEYKDKFPEILQKARECLQMVFGLEVKEVDTINHCYIVCMTLGLTYDGLLREVEGMPKTGILIIVLGVIFLNNYSATEKQVWEVLNTMGIYAGQKHFICGNPEDFITGELVQQKYVEYRQLPNTHPPRYKFAWGPRAYAEINKLELLQVLLKAYAHSPSSFPVSFVVALQVEKERAQGLAVSSFDDSATPLSLESSGATSGSCFQPQ is encoded by the exons ATGGGGCTGCTGTTCACAAGTGCCCGGAATTGGAGAATCCAGAAG TCTTTATTGGCGAATTATCTGCTGCTCAAGTATCAAATTAAAGAGCCAGTCACCCTAGAAGACATGCTGAATAATGTCATCAAAGAGTACAAAGATAAATTCCCTGAGATCCTGCAGAAAGCCAGGGAATGCCTGCAGATGGTGTTTGGCCTTGAAGTGAAGGAAGTTGACACCATCAACCACTGTTACATCGTCTGCATGACACTAGGCCTCACCTATGACGGCTTGCTGAGGGAAGTGGAAGGCATGCCAAAGACTGGCATCCTGATTATTGTCTTGGGTGTGATCTTCCTCAACAACTACAGTGCCACGGAAAAACAAGTCTGGGAGGTGCTGAATACGATGGGCATCTATGCTGGGCAGAAGCACTTCATCTGTGGGAATCCAGAGGATTTCATCACTGGAGAGTTGGTTCAGCAAAAATACGTGGAGTAtcggcagctgcccaacactcaCCCTCCACGTTACAAGTTTGCGTGGGGTCCAAGAGCCTACGCCGAAATCAACAAGCTGGAGCTCCTCCAGGTTTTGTTAAAAGCTTATGCCCATAGCCCAAGTTCTTTCCCAGTTTCGTTTGTAGTGGCTCTGCAAGTGGAGAAAGAGCGAGCCCAAGGTCTAGCTGTCTCCAGCTTTGACGATAGTGCTACCCCCCTGTCCTTGGAGAGTTCCGGTGCCACTTCCGGCAGCTGCTTCCAACCCCAGTGA